A DNA window from Kitasatospora atroaurantiaca contains the following coding sequences:
- a CDS encoding ATP-binding SpoIIE family protein phosphatase — MHTDRNDSSAEPGDRAIVEWAFAQSPVSMAIFDTQVRYWRLNETASRFMGVGEADLRGRGYLETAPEDEAGQGFHRRLRQVAESGQPACYESFTRAPSSTREHAWNTWMWPVRDEAGTVCAVAIAAFDNSEQHAARRRLALLNEASTTIGTTLDVLHTAAELARLVVPRLADFTTVDLLESVLYGQEPTPGPVGGSVVLRRVAHESVSPGVPETVVELGGIDSYPPFSPAARALAAGRPVLSGPGEPDFERWLAQDAARAAMVREYTLRSITAVPLSARGTTLGVAVFIRRDGRDPFDREDVALAGELGARAAVSIDNARRYTREHTTALALQRSLLPQGLPGQAAVEAASRYLPAHAGAGVGGDWFDVIPLSGIRVALVVGDVVGHGLHASATMGRLRTAVRTLADVDLPPDELLAHLDDMVSHLSVESENSGAAGDTHDAYAGPVPEAAGDIGATCLYAVYDPVSRRCTVASAGHPSPVLLRPDGVAEVIRLSPGPPLGVGGLPFEATELELPEDSLIALYTDGLVVSRDRDIDAGVEELGRVLTSASPSLEVTCDSVMKALLTARPTDDAALLLARTRALTADQVATWDIPADPALVADARNLAARQLAVWGLGEAAFVTELVVSELVTNAIRYGRTPIQLRLIRDRALICEVSDASNTAPHLRRARKFDEGGRGLLLVAQLTQRWGTRQSAVGKTIWAEQPLPTG, encoded by the coding sequence ATGCACACCGACCGTAACGACTCCTCCGCCGAACCCGGCGATCGGGCGATCGTGGAGTGGGCGTTCGCCCAGTCCCCGGTGTCCATGGCCATCTTCGACACCCAGGTCAGGTACTGGCGGCTCAACGAGACCGCCAGTCGCTTCATGGGAGTCGGCGAGGCGGATCTGCGCGGGCGCGGCTACCTGGAGACGGCGCCCGAGGACGAGGCCGGCCAGGGCTTCCATCGCCGGCTGCGCCAGGTCGCCGAGAGCGGGCAGCCGGCCTGCTACGAGAGCTTCACCCGGGCACCGTCCTCGACCCGCGAGCACGCCTGGAACACCTGGATGTGGCCCGTACGGGACGAAGCCGGCACCGTGTGCGCCGTCGCCATCGCGGCGTTCGACAACAGCGAGCAGCACGCGGCCCGGCGCCGGCTGGCCCTGCTCAACGAGGCCAGCACCACCATCGGGACCACCCTGGACGTGCTGCACACCGCCGCCGAGCTCGCCCGGCTGGTGGTGCCGCGGCTGGCGGACTTCACCACCGTGGACCTGCTGGAGTCCGTGCTGTACGGGCAGGAGCCGACACCCGGACCGGTCGGCGGCTCCGTGGTGCTGCGCCGGGTCGCGCACGAGTCCGTCAGTCCGGGCGTCCCGGAGACCGTCGTCGAGCTAGGCGGGATCGACAGCTATCCGCCGTTCTCGCCCGCGGCCCGCGCTCTGGCCGCCGGCCGGCCTGTCCTCAGCGGGCCGGGCGAGCCGGACTTCGAGCGCTGGCTCGCGCAGGACGCCGCCAGGGCCGCCATGGTCCGCGAGTACACCCTGCGCTCGATCACGGCGGTGCCGCTGAGCGCGCGCGGCACCACGCTGGGGGTGGCCGTGTTCATCCGCCGGGACGGCCGTGATCCCTTCGACCGGGAGGACGTCGCGCTGGCCGGGGAGCTCGGCGCCCGCGCCGCCGTCAGCATCGACAACGCCCGCCGCTACACCCGCGAGCACACCACGGCCCTGGCCCTGCAGCGGAGCCTGCTCCCGCAGGGGCTGCCCGGGCAAGCGGCCGTGGAGGCCGCGTCGCGGTACCTGCCCGCGCACGCGGGCGCCGGTGTGGGCGGCGACTGGTTCGATGTGATCCCGCTGTCGGGCATCCGGGTCGCGCTGGTGGTCGGGGACGTGGTCGGCCACGGCCTGCACGCCTCCGCCACCATGGGCCGGCTGCGCACCGCGGTGCGCACCCTCGCGGACGTGGACCTCCCGCCCGACGAGCTCCTCGCGCACCTCGACGACATGGTCAGCCATCTGAGCGTCGAGTCGGAGAACTCCGGGGCCGCGGGCGACACCCACGACGCCTACGCCGGGCCGGTCCCGGAAGCGGCCGGCGACATCGGCGCCACCTGCCTGTACGCCGTCTACGACCCGGTCTCCCGACGCTGTACGGTCGCCAGCGCCGGCCACCCCTCGCCCGTGCTGCTCCGCCCGGACGGCGTCGCCGAGGTCATCCGGCTCTCGCCGGGCCCGCCGCTGGGTGTCGGCGGCCTGCCCTTCGAGGCGACCGAGCTGGAGCTGCCCGAGGACAGCCTGATCGCCCTCTACACGGACGGTCTGGTGGTGTCGCGCGACCGCGACATCGACGCCGGGGTCGAGGAGCTGGGCCGGGTCCTGACCTCCGCCTCCCCGTCCCTGGAGGTGACCTGCGACTCCGTCATGAAGGCCCTGCTCACCGCGCGCCCCACGGACGACGCCGCCCTGCTCCTCGCCCGCACCCGCGCGCTCACCGCCGACCAGGTCGCGACCTGGGACATCCCCGCCGACCCTGCCCTGGTCGCCGACGCCCGCAACCTGGCGGCGCGCCAACTCGCCGTGTGGGGGCTGGGCGAGGCCGCGTTCGTGACCGAACTCGTGGTCAGCGAGCTGGTCACCAACGCCATCCGCTACGGCCGCACCCCCATCCAGCTGCGGCTGATCCGGGACCGCGCCCTGATCTGCGAGGTCTCCGACGCCAGCAACACCGCTCCCCACCTGCGACGTGCCCGGAAATTCGACGAGGGCGGCCGGGGCCTGCTGCTGGTCGCCCAGCTGACTCAGCGTTGGGGCACCCGCCAGAGCGCCGTCGGCAAGACCATCTGGGCCGAACAACCGCTTCCGACGGGGTGA